A section of the Salmo trutta chromosome 4, fSalTru1.1, whole genome shotgun sequence genome encodes:
- the LOC115192341 gene encoding barH-like 2 homeobox protein, producing MESSSGSNFGIDTILSNATNSVNTALMNGDFRLGDSRTADFSRSQATPSPSCSDIDTVGTAPSSPISVTMEHAEPHLLQDSLPHHHHHHHNQPGSLQLSPQPQQLGAGAGCAPRTATSSFLIKDILGDSKPLAACAPYSTSVQSPHHTPKPENARDSGDGFRPKLEQDENRSKLDKRDDMEMKCNGTKEENEREISSSRDSPQSRSKKPRKARTAFSDHQLNQLERSFERQKYLSVQDRMDLAAALNLTDTQVKTWYQNRRTKWKRQTAVGLELLAEAGNYSALQRMFPSPYFYHPSLLGTMDSTTAAAAAAAMYSSMYRTPQQPHPGLQRPLVPRVLIHGLGPGGQPALNPLGNAMPGTQHQR from the exons ATGGAATCCTCCAGCGGATCGAACTTTGGAATAGACACTATTTTATCCAACGCTACTAATTCTGTTAACACCGCGCTAATGAACGGAGATTTCCGCCTCGGTGACAGCAGGACAGCGGATTTCAGCCGGAGCCAGGCCACCCCGTCCCCGTCATGTTCGGACATAGACACAGTGGGAACGGCCCCCTCTTCCCCCATCTCGGTCACCATGGAGCACGCCGAGCCGCATCTGCTCCAAGACAGCCTaccacatcaccaccaccaccaccacaaccaaccAGGGAGTTTGCAACTATCGCCCCAGCCGCAGCAGCTAGGGGCCGGGGCCGGCTGTGCCCCCAGGACTGCCACCTCTTCGTTTTTAATCAAAGACATTTTAGGCGACAGCAAACCCCTGGCAGCGTGCGCACCTTACAGCACCAGCGTACAGTCACCCCATCACACCCCCAAACCAGAGAATGCCAGGGACAGTGGGGACGGCTTCAGGCCGAAGTTGGAACAAGATGAAAATAGGAGCAAGTTGGACAAAAGAGACGATATGGAAATGAAATGCAACG GAACAAAAGAAGAGAATGAACGGGAAATTTCAAGTAGCAGAGATAGTCCTCAATCACGGTCAAAAAAACCTCGTAAAGCACGGACGGCCTTTTCAGACCATCAACTCAACCAACTCGAGCGAAGCTTCGAGCGCCAAAAATACCTCAGCGTGCAGGATCGCATGGACCTCGCGGCAGCACTCAACCTGACCGACACACAGGTGAAAACCTGGTACCAAAACCGACG GACGAAGTGGAAAAGACAGACAGCGGTCGGATTAGAGCTACTGGCTGAAGCCGGAAATTATTCCGCTTTACAAAGAATGTTCCCGTCGCCCTATTTCTACCACCCGAGCTTGTTGGGCACCATGGACAGCACAACAGCAGCCGCAGCAGCCGCAGCAatgtacagcagtatgtaccggacTCCGCAGCAACCACATCCCGGTCTCCAGAGGCCTCTTGTCCCGAGAGTACTCATCCATGGCCTTGGGCCTGGGGGGCAACCGGCATTGAACCCGCTCGGTAACGCCATGCCCGGCACGCAGCATCAGCGGTAG